The segment CATTTGTGCAGTTATGGAGCCAGAGTTGCCTTTGGGATAGAGCAACATTATTGCGTGCCTGGGGACAATGCAGGCACAAGGATTTCTGATAATCCTACAACTGGACCACTATGGtaaatttagtatttttcttttttttctcaagatgGAAGAAATGTATAAAAAAGCCCATGCTGCTATACGGGATAATCCAGTCCATGAAAAGAAACCCAAGAGAGACGTCAAGAAAAAGAGGTAAAATTCTCATTCTTTTTAACATCTGTGTGACTTCTCTGTTGGAGCTATCTTAGGTACAGTGAAACAAGTAATGTAGTTTTGCAGTTGCATCATTAGTTATGTGTTCTGGACCAGATTAAGATACAAGCAGTTCTGTATAACTTCAGAGTTAAATTTAGCAGTAGGAATAAAATTCAAGAGCTcttatgtattaaaaaaatcaaagtgaaGAATGTTTGTGGCTTGAATAGCTGGAACGGTGTGTACCTTCAGGTCTCAGTGTTTTCAGGGGGAAAGTTGCTTCTCTTCAGCTGAGAGCTCATTGACTATTTTGTCAGTACCAaactattttgatttttaagggTGTGTGAGAAAAGAAATCATAACACAACTGTTGCATTGGGCTTGATAATGTCTATGCTTCAGTTACAGAGAATACAGAGTTTACCTCCGGGGAAATTAGAACTGTCCAGCCATGCTTTTTGCAGTGTATTAACTACAGCCTTAGATAATTATGAGGAAATAAAGCATGTTACAGAAGTGGGAATATATTCTCCACTGCATTCTTAATCACAATTGTGATGCACTGCTACTTTTTTGCTTTGGATCTACTGTACGCTGTGCTTCCATTACAGATGGAACTGTCCCAAGATGTCTCTTGCCCAGAAGAAAGACCGTGTTGCTCAGAAGAAGGCCAGCTTCCTCAGGGCCCAGGAGCGCAGAACGGAGAGCTAAGACAACTTCCACAGTTTTCTGTGAAGCTTTGGAAAAAGTGGCAATAAATTTATTGAGGAAGCAACTGTGTAAGACCAGCTTATTTATATAGTTTATAAAAATAGAgaatatttttatcctttttattttttattaggTATTCTGTATCTGAATGAGTTTTATTCTCTCCTCTCCAAGTACTATGTGAATTGAGTTTTCGCAGAGAAGAGAGGTGACAGACTTCAAAGACCAAGGCTACTGCATCAGAATTACTTCTATAAGAAGGAGGAAGTcaattaaattcatttttagCATGGTTAGTATCAAGGACTAAGTATAAGAGTTTACTGCTTCTAACTAgagaaagatttaattttttttaaaggctgtaCCTGTATTTTACAACTCTTTCAGCATATTTCATGTCTGGGGGGACTCTGGATGTAGCTTTGGAAAAAGCAAGAGTAGTCACAGTAGGTTCTAAAGCCTCTGCCCAAAGGTAACCTTAGGCTTTCAGGCACTTGTCACCTCCAAGCTTTGGCTGCTACTGAAACAGGTACTGTCTTGAACTGAATACTTCACATTATTTACTTGATAAGAGAATTCACTTTAAGTTATATATAGGGGGTAAGTACAGAGACCTTGTTAAGGAAACATTAATGAGACTCCCTAGTAATTACACACCAGAGCCCCAGAGCCTTTCCCCTTGACTCTCCACACACTCACCAGACCATGTTCCCTTCCAGTTCACCCCTAGGGTTCCCGTAGCAGGGCCCATACTATCTGGTTCCACAAGGCAGTTTATTCCTGGCGCAGAACAAATGGAGATGGTCCCTCTGAGGAGCAGCCCATGGCTTTTTTACCCTCAcactccctcccctccccctgaTGCCAGTCTGCACTTCCTCAGTCTTCTGCTTCCTTTTCCGTGTCCATCCACCTCACCAATCACCAGCTTTCGTCTCCTTATCCTAAAGGCTGGCTCCCACCCAGAGCCCAGTCTGTGTttccctctgcagcctgcaggcTGAGCCACCTGGAAATGTTCCTCACCAGCCTTGTCCTGCCCTGGTCCTTTACCTCCTCAGTTTCACAGGCACTTCTGTGTGCCATTGGGTTTCTACTAGACTTAGAGAAGCTGCACAGTTTAAACACCAGTAAAGTAGACTAGATGGAGGAATGTGTTGTTTTAAGATACTGGTAGTTGGTATTAAATACTGTTACTGAAAAAAAGAGGCCTGTGATTTATTGTAAacaaaagtgtatttttttccccaatgaaAGCTTCAACTTTGTGCaacagtaataaaaatgaagattGTGTACAACAAACTGCACTATTAAACATATTCTCCAGTTAAGATACCCAATGACGTTGGGTATGTTAAGTAATCTCTGCCCAGATAGCAGTCactgtcagattttttttcacaagaaCATGACCACTTTACACTTTTAGTGTATTGCTGGTTACAAATACTTGGTCATAGTTGGAGCACATTAGCAAGTTCAAGACAATAATTAGCATGAGCATAGTATTTCTTAAACGAAAAGGCTGATGTTCACAAAACTGTCTTAACCCAAGGTGCATATTATTACATTTGttatgaagaaattattttattgtggTCTGTATTTCAGTGTCATCACTCTAGGAATGCATTTAAGACAGGATACCCAGAGCAGTTAACCTTTCAAATACTTAAACCTTGTTCTTACCTCTGCTGAAAATGAATTAAGGGGCCAGGCCACAGAAGTATACAGATGACTGCCATTAAAATCATAAAGACTGAACAACTCTATACCTAAAGCATTTATAAGTTAAACATTCAACAGGTAAGTATTGAATTCAGGTGTATTATGGACATCCAGTTCTGCATAATTATGAACACAGatgtaaatatgaaaaatacaaGGGTGCAGATTAACGGTGGTAAAGTGGTCATGCTTTGTGGAGTGCCAGTATCAGGTGATGTTTATTTACTCATGACTTGAGTCTTAACAGTGACTCATAGATGCTActagaaaaaaagaatagtATCACACTGCAGCTCACTTAGTAACAGCGAGGAATGAGCTGGAAAGTATCTCATAGACTCCCATTTGAGCAATATTGCACAATCCTGAACAATCCAGCTTCTGTCCTAAAATTCAGGTCTAGCTCTTGCTTATGTATTTCCTGCAGTAGTTAAGATTGAAGTACAAGTCTGTAGCTAAATGTAGAGGGACAGTTAAGAGGCAAGACTATCCACAACTATTAATTGTTTCTCATGTCATACAGCAGATTCCTGCACTAGCAAACTTCCTTTTTTAACTGGTTGGACATGTCTGctattcagtatttttaaaaattaaatttagtcTTTTACTATAGCTTAGTCCACAAAGTCCTTGCTTTTCACTGTTTGCTACAGCTTAATTTGGGCTAAAGGCTGAAGTTTTTGAAACAGATGCTGGTATTGCTGCAAAACCATATAGATGActttaggaaataattttctaaaattattggCTCCCACAGGGCTCACCATATAATGACTCAATTAAAAATGTTGAACGACTTAAACATTAAAGATGTAAGCATGAGGTAACAGAATGTTACCTCACAGAATGTGTACATTCTGTAACAGAATGTTACAGAATGTGTAAACAGAATCTGATTTGTCTCATATTACAACCTATCCATTCTAGAATAAAATTCTAATTTTCCACAGTTAAAAGGTATTTCATGTGCAAATTCTGCCATGCCAAGGTATTAGTAAACTTCAGTCTCACAGTTCAGTTTATTCATAACAGCAGCTTGGATTTGGACACATTACTTGTAGTAGTGGTGATTGTTCATCAAActacttaggaaaaaaatgctctGCAGGTATTTCACAAGTGAGCaatgtttttcacagaaatggAAGATGTTCCCTCAGCTGATGTGGTGGCACAGTGAACACTTACATTCTGTTCAAGATCTGACAAAGTGCACAGAACAGTCAAGCATGCAGAGTTCTTGTTTCTGTAACACAGCACTGAACACCAGAAGGACATCTGGCCTTTGCCTGGTCACTCAGAGGCATGTTCGTTCTTTGAGAAGCCCTGTCCTGAGTTACTGACTGAAGGGCAGGACTGAAAGAACCATTAATAAAATCTGAGTaaagaaatatctttttaaaaaggcGCAGATTGTTTTTGCCAAATGTCTCAGGCCACCTCTAATGGCAGGCATCAGTATTCTCTTCTGCTGGTGGAGAAGCTATGAATCATTTGTATGAGAAATCTTCTTCCACAGTAAAGTTTTTAAGTTATTGAGTATTAAAGAATGCTCCATTTCCATCTGATTTGCTGTGACTTTAAGGGCAATGCACAAGTACAGCTGTTTCTCTAGTTCTTCATGGATATCAGAAGGAGCACCACGAAGCAGATAGTCTTTAAGTAGCTGACAAACTTTTGCCAAATTTGGCTGAATTACTTCAGTGGTACATCTCATTTTGCTTTGGTCACATAATGTTCTACAGTCTGTACCATAAATGCAGTCCAAATCTGAGTCACACTGACGATCtttaattatttccttcagATTAATTTCTGGCACTATTTTTCTCATGTCCATCATTTTCAAATCATACTTATCATTATATCCCAAATTTCTGGCATTCGTGTCACACATTAGAAAGTTTCCATAAGGTCCATGGAAAATATCTTCCACAAATTCTAAAAGCCCTATAGCTATTTTTGCCTTCCTTGGCCAGGATGGAGTGAACCACTGGTCCATGCTTCTTCTGAAGCCAGAGGGAATGAGGAGTTCTATAATCCATGGAAGGCTAATTCCATAGAGGGAGGTATATTCAACTCTTTCGGTCACATAGAGATCCCCACAAAAACCCATCAGCTTGGGAGTATGTTCTTTATCCTGCAAGATCACCATTAACAGAAACTCTTCTAGCTGCAGGAGTGCCCATGCAGATTTTGCCTCTGGCAAAGAGACTCTTCCATCTTTGTTTCCATCAGCGAAAGACAGGATGAGATTAACCAGTTCTGAAAGATTTCCTTGTTCACCCAGTTTTGCCTGAAAGCAACAAATGAAAAAGATTTAAGTATGACTATATTAACTACTCCAAATACATCTGTCACTCTACCTCCTGTTACTCTCCTTCTATGAATAATAGGAATAACTCGGTATATTCTGGTTTTCATTGGTTATGGATGTAACAGGACCAGCCATCAGTTGCCTGCAGAGCTtcctttttgttctgttttcataGGTACTGAGCATAACATCTTCTGAAAGTGCTACCTTTCCTTGCActtcaaaaagcaaatattaaaattcagTCGTTGGTCTTGATTGGATCAGTCTTCAGAAAAATTGTATCAAGTACCTTGTTCAGTGTTTCTAAGAAAAGTATGCAGAATTCAAAAGCTTAGATCAGGTTTAGTTTTCAGTTGATTAGACCTTACAAATGTAGAAGAATAATGtatgaattaatattttgtcCAATTATTAAGGGTACCAAGACAAAACTGAGTACAAATCCCATAATTACACTTAAGTGcttagttttggtttttgatGTAACCACTTCGATTGTAGGACTACAGAGAAAAAAGCCATTGCTGGAATCAGAACTGTTCCATTTTCAGCTAGGCAACCAAGTTTTCCCAAATTTTGCTAAGAACTACCCTAACACACCTGCACACCATTGTTAGAGACAAAGCTGCTGTAACGCATGACAACTGACAACAGCCTTACATCCTGTTTTCTATACCAATACTAGCAAAGTCTATAGACATACAAGATGAATGCCAGCTTCCATCatatcagaaggaaaaagcccTGATAATTAATTACTTCAAACTTCGAGATAAGCACATCTGGGAAAAACTATTTTTGTGCTGATCATTTTTCTAGCATATCCTTGAACAAGGCTCATATAACAGGGTGTTCTCTCCAGCTTCAAGAAAACAAGCAGTTCTGTCAAAATAGAATAAATTACAATGtacttactttaaaaaaaccataCACCATTTCTTTGAATTTCTCAACAGTGGTTCCTCTTGTTGGTTTATCAAATAGGACTATTTCCTTCCTTGGTTCTGGGTCAGTACCAAAATCAAGTTGAGCAGCTTCTTCCATCTGGCATTTTATAACACTTTGCAGATTTCCCCAGATTCCTAAATAGATCTAtgcagaaaaagagggaaaaggacCACCTGTAATCCAACCATAGCTTTAAGACTCAACACAGATCAGAAAGGAATGCTGTGTGCAGACAATGAATGTAGCAATTTGAGCAGTGGCAGCTCCAAAGACAGCCCTCTGCTGCGGATACTTGGGAGACTCTGCACTGTCAGAACACACACAGCTTCCCCACAGCAGACTGGCACCACTGCCACCTGCACAGCTTGTCAtgaggctgctgcttctgttggTGATGCAGGATAGCAGAGAAGATGTACAGTGTGTGCACAGTCTGGCAAACTGTGGAAGGATTTAGTATATATTGTATATGTTTCCAAAATACATGTAGTATAAAAGAACCATTTACCCCTCTACATACAGGACTAATTTCTATTATTGCATATAGGTGCATAATATGTATATTAATTTGTATTACAGTGTATCTTCTTTGTataggtgtgtgtgtgtatatatgtggggatatatatatatatacacacactcACATGCTCTGCCTGTCATAGCAAATAAAATTTGAGATCATCTGTATTAAACAGATTCAGCTTGCTGACATGAAGGTCTACTTGATGTTCCAGACAATGACATTTCAGTGTGAAATAATAAAACTACGTTGGATGAGTAAAGCCTTACCTGATTATTTGGCTTTGTTGAcaaacattttccaaaatacaATGTTTCTTTAGCACAAAGACTACTGCATGCTGATCCATCAATAACACCAGTCTTGTATTTATCACACTGAAACAAACAAGGGGAAAATGTTTAATAAATTGCCTAGGAAAGGAGGCAACAACCGTATCTTTTCCAGCACCTGAGTCTTGAAAGAAAAacctaagaaaatattttaataaccCTATGCCAAAATATTGTTAAGAGACACAACTGGTTTTATCTGTAACTGAAGTTGTAATCTTACATCAGCATGATGGAATATGAGAATTTGATTAAATCACATGTGGCACAGAGTGAGTTAGTCAAACACTTCAGAAAGCTATACTAAATACACTTACTATTATTTTCCTACAGTCATGTCCTCTGCAGAGTTCTGTGTAGGTGGAGTACTGAACATACATAATCCAGCTGCCAACAAACACTACCAACCAGGAGAGGAAGAGATACTTGATCCTCATGTATGACAG is part of the Taeniopygia guttata chromosome 8, bTaeGut7.mat, whole genome shotgun sequence genome and harbors:
- the DIPK1A gene encoding divergent protein kinase domain 1A isoform X2, whose protein sequence is MSGTFLLLLHAFPYMFIDTLLNFRMQVRLSYMRIKYLFLSWLVVFVGSWIMYVQYSTYTELCRGHDCRKIICDKYKTGVIDGSACSSLCAKETLYFGKCLSTKPNNQIYLGIWGNLQSVIKCQMEEAAQLDFGTDPEPRKEIVLFDKPTRGTTVEKFKEMVYGFFKAKLGEQGNLSELVNLILSFADGNKDGRVSLPEAKSAWALLQLEEFLLMVILQDKEHTPKLMGFCGDLYVTERVEYTSLYGISLPWIIELLIPSGFRRSMDQWFTPSWPRKAKIAIGLLEFVEDIFHGPYGNFLMCDTNARNLGYNDKYDLKMMDMRKIVPEINLKEIIKDRQCDSDLDCIYGTDCRTLCDQSKMRCTTEVIQPNLAKVCQLLKDYLLRGAPSDIHEELEKQLYLCIALKVTANQMEMEHSLILNNLKTLLWKKISHTNDS
- the DIPK1A gene encoding divergent protein kinase domain 1A isoform X1, yielding MARRLFPGAWLRKPHSAQVRLSYMRIKYLFLSWLVVFVGSWIMYVQYSTYTELCRGHDCRKIICDKYKTGVIDGSACSSLCAKETLYFGKCLSTKPNNQIYLGIWGNLQSVIKCQMEEAAQLDFGTDPEPRKEIVLFDKPTRGTTVEKFKEMVYGFFKAKLGEQGNLSELVNLILSFADGNKDGRVSLPEAKSAWALLQLEEFLLMVILQDKEHTPKLMGFCGDLYVTERVEYTSLYGISLPWIIELLIPSGFRRSMDQWFTPSWPRKAKIAIGLLEFVEDIFHGPYGNFLMCDTNARNLGYNDKYDLKMMDMRKIVPEINLKEIIKDRQCDSDLDCIYGTDCRTLCDQSKMRCTTEVIQPNLAKVCQLLKDYLLRGAPSDIHEELEKQLYLCIALKVTANQMEMEHSLILNNLKTLLWKKISHTNDS